In the genome of Cygnus olor isolate bCygOlo1 chromosome Z, bCygOlo1.pri.v2, whole genome shotgun sequence, one region contains:
- the LOC121062384 gene encoding uncharacterized protein LOC121062384, whose amino-acid sequence MAAPFSGAGLAPGWRLALAETLSHCLGTQGGSDGKDVPSLRAETLRDWLGGTQGGSAVQGLPALWAEAAGPDRARAGEARCSNEGRSSSAPLGPLRGLLPSEGGAPATPRKAAAGVLQPRVSQEKEQPDCPSCPEDLLQRRINPVRSVPDSCRWDHRVVAGKIQEQDDAWKNVACGGAGNSLLLGNRLVCVRLACPDGWCRRSLTCPKAPCADVGCAPRQRTASRVFSFSSLPCHRRKALSREMEKELIIPLPHSVRPEDND is encoded by the exons ATGGCGGCGCCCTTCTCCGGAGCAGGACTCGCGCCGGGCTGGCGGCTGGCTCT GGCAGAAACGCTCAGTCATTGCCTGGGAACCCAGGGCGGAAGTGACGGAAAGGACGTGCCTTCCCTGAGGGCGGAAACGCTCCGTGATTGGCTCGGAGGAACCCAGGGCGGAAGTGCCGTGCAGGGCTTGCCGGCACTATGGGCGGAGGCTGCGGGGCCGGACCGGGCTCGGGCCGGCGAGGCGCGGTGCAGCAACGAG GGCAGAAGCAGCTCCGCGCCGCTAGGACCCCTGCGGGGTTTGTTGCCGAGCGAAGGTGGCGCACCGGCTACACCgaggaaagctgcagctggcGTGCTGCAGCCGCGGGTTTCCCAGGAGAAAGAGCAGCCCGACTGTCCCAGCTGTCCGG AAGACTTACTTCAGCGTCGAATAAACCCCGTGCGAAGCGTCCCCGACTCGTGCCGGTGGGACCATCGCGTTGTGGCTGGTAAAATCCAGGAACAGGACGATGCTTGGAAGAACGTagcctgtggaggagcaggCAACAGTCTCCTGTTAGGCAACAG GCTCGTGTGCGTCCGTTTGGCTTGTCCCGATGGCTGGTGTAGACGATCGCTCACGTGCCCCAAAGCTCCTTGTGCTGATGTTGGATGTGCCCCTCGGCAAAGGACCGCATCCCGTgtgttcagcttttcttccttaccGTGTC ataggagaaaagctctttccagagagatggagaaggaattaATTATACCTCTGCCTCATTCTGTGAGACCAGAAGACAATGACTGA